The Pseudanabaena sp. PCC 6802 genomic interval GGAAATTGAATCTCTGGTTACTTTGCCAATCGAAAGTGCGATTAACGGCACACCTGGCGTGACGACGGTGCGCTCCTCATCAGCGGTGGGGATATCTGTTGTCAAAGTAATTTTTAACTGGGGTACGGATATTTACCAGGCAAGGCAATTAGTAACAGAACGATTGCAGCAAGCACGGAGCAAGTTACCCGAAGGTGTGGAGCAACCGCAAATTCAACCAATTAGTTCTCCGATTGGGGTGATTCTGAAATATAGCTTTACCTCTGATACAGTTCCCTCGATGGAAGTGCGACGCATTGTGGACTGGCAGGTGACAAATCGATTACTTGCCGTGCCAGGTGTAACTCAAATTGTCGTATTCGGCGGTGATATCAGGCAATATCAGGTACTCATCGATCCCAAAAAATTACAGGCATTTGATGTCACAATCGAAGATGTTGAAAAAGCGGCAAAAGCAGCAAATTCTAACGCTCCTGGTGGCTTCTTAACCACCTCAGATCGAGAATTGCTGATTCGCGGTGTGGGCAGAATTCAATCTATCCAGGACTTAGCTAAGTCGGCGATCAAGGCGCGAGATGGTAAACCTGTTCTTTTGGGAGATGTGGCAGAGGTAAAGCTTGGGGCAGCCCTTAAGCGTGGCGATGCGATTGTGAATGGTAAGCAAGCAATTGTTCTGATTGTAAATAAGCAACCCCGTGCCGACACACCAACTGTGACCAAAGCAGTAGAAGAGGCAATGAAGGAGATCGCAACTGCACTGCCCAAAGATATTCAAGTCAAGGTTACTTTCCGTCAAGAAGACTTTATTGAGGCTTCCATTACCAATATTGAAGAAGCATTGCGGGATGGCATCATCATTGTCTCAGTCATTCTAATTCTGTTTCTGATGAACTGGCGAACCGTAATCATTACTCTCAGTGCTTTGCCCTTATCCTTAATTCTGGGTGTGATGATTCTTAACTGGGCGGGAGAGGGCATCAATACGATGACACTGGGTGGCTTGGCAGTGGCAATTGGTTCAGTAGTTGATGATGCGATCGTGGACATGGAAAATGTCTATCGCCGACTGCGCGAAAATCAAATTGCGGGGACACCCGTACCCCCTTTGCAAGTTGTGTTTAATGGCTCTATCGAAGTGCGGGTAAGCGTTCTATTCTCTACAATTATTATTGCCGTCGTGTTTGCACCGATTTTTTCCCTCTCTGGAGTAGAAGGACGCATCTTCTCACCGATGGGATTAGCATACCTTCTGTCTATCCTCGCTTCTACTTTAGTAGCACTAACCCTTACCCCTGCTTTATGCGCGTTGCTTTTAGTAAATCGTCAGCTCCCCCCAGATGAAACATGGGTAGCAAGATTCTCGGAACGCCTCTATCACCCGGCTTTGATGTTTGCTGTGCAATGGCCGAAAGTGGTTATCTTCTTTGCCACGGCTGCACTTGTAGCGGCGATTGTGATTCTACCTTCCTTAGGGCGATCGTTCTTGCCAGAGTTTCAAGAGCGATCGCTAATCAATGCCATTAACCTCTATCCTGGTGGTTCCTTAGAAGCTACGAATCAGGTTGGTTTTTCGATCGCGAGTGCATTGAAAGACGATAAGCGGTTCGAGGTAATTCAACTACGATCGGGCCGCGCTCCAGGCGATAGTGACGTTGGTGGAGTCAACTTTGCCGAGATGGATATAGAACTGAGTGCGGAAGCAGTACGCGATCGTAAAGGGGCAATCGAAACTCTACGTCAGGAATTTGCGAAACTTCCTGGGGTTGCCGCAAATGTGGGTGGATTTATCTCCCACCGTATGGATGAGGTGCTGTCAGGTGTACGATCTGGTATTGCCGTTAAAATTTATGGTTCCGATCTATCAGAACTGCTTAGGTTAGGACAGCAGGTAGAGCAGGTCATGCAAGCAATTCCTGGCGTTGTCGATCTGCAATTAGAACAGCAAATTCCCATCAAGCAGATTCAAATCCAATTCGATCGCACAGCGGCGGCTCGCTATGGTTTAACCGTAGGTGAACTTTCCAACACAATCGAAACAGCAATGAACGGCAAAGTTGTCTCCCAAGTACTGGAAAAGCAACAGGTATTTGATATGGTCGTGTGGTTAGAAGAAAAGTCTCGCCGCGATCTAGAAACCATCAGCAATCTTCTAGTTGATACACCTGACGGCAAGAAGATTCCACTCGCTCAAGTCGCCAAGATTGACTATGGTACGGGGCCGAACACAATCAATCGTGAAAATGTCTCTCGTCTGATTGTGGTTTCTGCAAATGCTACTGGACGGGACTTGCGATCGCTTGTGGATGAGATTAAGGAAAAAATCAAGCAGCAGGTGCAATTTCCCTCTGGCTACTTTCCAGTCTATGGTGGGCAGTTTGAGTCGGAGGAACGTGCTACCCAAAATTTCATTGTCTACGGCGCTCTAGCTTTCATCATTATCACCGTACTGATTTACTTTGCCGTTAAAACTATCCCCGCAACGCTGGCTATTATGATTAACCTGCCTCTAGCACTGATTGGCGGACTAATCTCAATCATGTTAACAGGGGGAGCGATCTCTGTTGCTTCTCTGGTGGGATTTATTACCCTATTTGGCGTAGCAACACGCAACGGCCTATTATTGGTGGATAATTACGACGCTAAACTTGCGGCGGGGATGTCTATGCGAGAAACGATCGTCAAGGGATCGAGCGAACGTCTTGCTGCAATCTTGATGACGGCTCTTTCTTCAGCTTTAGGGATGTTTCCACTAGTGATTAGTGGAGGAGCAGGGAAGGAGATTCTACAGCCTCTAGCTGTTGTAGTCTTCGGAGGTCTATTTACCTCTACAGCCTTAACCTTGCTTGTTTTACCTGCTTTATATTCCCAATTTGGCAAGTATCTGATGTCTACCCAAGCAGAGGCGATCGCTGCGACTAAATCAATCGAGTTAGAAGAAGCAAATATCTAGTTTTGTCATTTATTTTTATTTGGAGTGAATTCGATGCCATCTTTCAAACTATTCATAATCGGTTCGGGTATTGTGGGTTTGCTAGCACTAGGCGCGTGCAGCAGTGGTAATCAAACCAGTAGTTCCACCCCTACTTCGGTTGAAACAACTGCCCCAACAACTACAGCCACTAAACCTACTGAAGCAGCTACCAGTTCATCTCCCGATCCTGCCAAAACAGAATCCCAAGAGCAAGGCAAACCTAAGCAAGGTGGACAAGTGGTCGAGTCAGGTGCTTACCATTTGGAACTAGTCACAGGCAAAGAGGAAAGCGGCGTACATCTCGATTTTTTCTTACAGAAAGGAGACAATCATGAAGCGATCGCTGATGCTAAGGTAAAAGCACAAGTCAAATTGCCTGATGGCACTCAAAAGTCATTGGATCTAGAATACGATGCCTCTGGCAAGCACTACACGATTTTACTGCCAACTAAAGTTCCTGGAGAGTATCAAGTTGCAATTCTCTCTGACATTAAGGGTGAAAGGGTGAATGGGCGCTTTAGCTTTAAGTTGTAGTTCGCATAGCGGTTGTAGTTTTGGCGGGTTGTTTACTTCGACAGCCCTCACCTTGCTGGTTTTGCCAGCTTTTTACTCACTGTTTGGTAAATATCTCATTCCCAAAAAAGAAGAGATGCTTGCTGAACGTGACGGCAAATTGAATGAAGTTAGCGCGTAAATCTATCTTATTTTTGGAATAAATTATGAAATCTCAAGTCTTTTCAGCATTTGCCGCG includes:
- a CDS encoding efflux RND transporter permease subunit; the encoded protein is MLNAILKWSIAQRWLVVIISIIVSLWGFRVISQMPLDVFPSFAPPQVEIQTEAKGLAPEEIESLVTLPIESAINGTPGVTTVRSSSAVGISVVKVIFNWGTDIYQARQLVTERLQQARSKLPEGVEQPQIQPISSPIGVILKYSFTSDTVPSMEVRRIVDWQVTNRLLAVPGVTQIVVFGGDIRQYQVLIDPKKLQAFDVTIEDVEKAAKAANSNAPGGFLTTSDRELLIRGVGRIQSIQDLAKSAIKARDGKPVLLGDVAEVKLGAALKRGDAIVNGKQAIVLIVNKQPRADTPTVTKAVEEAMKEIATALPKDIQVKVTFRQEDFIEASITNIEEALRDGIIIVSVILILFLMNWRTVIITLSALPLSLILGVMILNWAGEGINTMTLGGLAVAIGSVVDDAIVDMENVYRRLRENQIAGTPVPPLQVVFNGSIEVRVSVLFSTIIIAVVFAPIFSLSGVEGRIFSPMGLAYLLSILASTLVALTLTPALCALLLVNRQLPPDETWVARFSERLYHPALMFAVQWPKVVIFFATAALVAAIVILPSLGRSFLPEFQERSLINAINLYPGGSLEATNQVGFSIASALKDDKRFEVIQLRSGRAPGDSDVGGVNFAEMDIELSAEAVRDRKGAIETLRQEFAKLPGVAANVGGFISHRMDEVLSGVRSGIAVKIYGSDLSELLRLGQQVEQVMQAIPGVVDLQLEQQIPIKQIQIQFDRTAAARYGLTVGELSNTIETAMNGKVVSQVLEKQQVFDMVVWLEEKSRRDLETISNLLVDTPDGKKIPLAQVAKIDYGTGPNTINRENVSRLIVVSANATGRDLRSLVDEIKEKIKQQVQFPSGYFPVYGGQFESEERATQNFIVYGALAFIIITVLIYFAVKTIPATLAIMINLPLALIGGLISIMLTGGAISVASLVGFITLFGVATRNGLLLVDNYDAKLAAGMSMRETIVKGSSERLAAILMTALSSALGMFPLVISGGAGKEILQPLAVVVFGGLFTSTALTLLVLPALYSQFGKYLMSTQAEAIAATKSIELEEANI